A portion of the Equus quagga isolate Etosha38 chromosome 17, UCLA_HA_Equagga_1.0, whole genome shotgun sequence genome contains these proteins:
- the CCND1 gene encoding G1/S-specific cyclin-D1, protein MAHQLLCCEVETIRRAYPDANLLNDRVLRAMLKAEETCAPSVSYFKCVQKEILPSMRKIVATWMLEVCEEQKCEEEVFPLAMNYLDRFLSLEPVKKSRLQLLGATCMFVASKMKETIPLTAEKLCIYTDNSIRPDELLQMELLLVNKLKWNLAAMTPHDFIEHFLSKMPVAEDNKQIIRKHAQTFVALCATDVKFISNPPSMVAAGSVVAAVQGLHLGSTNSFLSYHRLTRFLSKVIKCDPDCLRACQEQIEALLESSLRQAQQQNLDPKAAEEEEEEEEVDLACTPTDVRDVNI, encoded by the exons ATGGCACACCAGCTTCTGTGCTGCGAGGTGGAGACCATCCGCCGGGCATACCCCGATGCCAACCTCCTCAACGACCGGGTGCTGCGGGCCATGCTCAAGGCGGAGGAGACCTGCGCGCCCTCGGTGTCCTACTTCAAGTGTGTGCAGAAGGAGATCCTACCGTCCATGAGGAAGATCGTGGCCACCTGGATGCTGGAG GTCTGCGAGGAGCAGAAGTGCGAGGAGGAAGTCTTCCCGCTGGCCATGAACTACCTGGACCGCTTCCTGTCGCTGGAGCCCGTGAAAAAGAGCCGCCTGCAGCTGCTGGGGGCCACCTGCATGTTCGTGGCCTCGAAGATGAAGGAGACCATCCCCCTGACGGCCGAGAAGTTGTGCATTTACACGGACAACTCCATCCGCCCCGACGAGCTGCTG CAAATGGAGCTGCTCCTGGTGAACAAGCTCAAGTGGAACCTGGCGGCCATGACCCCGCACGATTTCATCGAACACTTCCTCTCCAAAATGCCGGTGGCCGAGGACAACAAGCAGATCATCCGCAAGCACGCGCAGACCTTCGTCGCCCTCTGTGCCACAG ACGTGAAGTTCATTTCCAACCCGCCCTCCATGGTGGCTGCTGGGAGCGTGGTGGCCGCGGTGCAAGGCCTGCACCTGGGGAGCACCAACAGCTTCCTGTCCTACCACCGCCTCACGCGGTTCCTCTCCAAAGTGATCAAGTGTGACCCG GACTGCCTGCGGGCCTGCCAGGAGCAGATCGAGGCCCTGCTGGAGTCCAGCCTGCGCCAGGCCCAGCAGCAGAACCTGGACCCCAAGGccgcggaggaggaggaggaggaagaggaggtggaccTGGCCTGCACGCCCACCGACGTGCGGGACGTGAACATTTGA